The window AAATATGAAACATTGTTATGGTCACATTATGCAGATTTACATTGTGGAATATGCATTCAATTCACCCCAGATTATACAAATAAAAAATCACCGTTTTATAAATTAGAGCAAGTAAAATATGAGAAATCAATTCCAAAAGTAACCTCTAAAAAAGATACAATTATTGATGGTTATGTAAATAATATTCTTAAAACAAAGGCTTTTTGTTGGAATTATGAAAAAGAATGGAGATCTTTATTACTAAATAATAAAGGGGATAAGGTAAAGAAAACAAATATTCATGGATTTGAAATTGATTGTGGAAGACAACATACGTTTGAATCAAAGGAACTTACAAAAGTCATATTTGGATGTAAA is drawn from Patescibacteria group bacterium and contains these coding sequences:
- a CDS encoding DUF2971 domain-containing protein, with amino-acid sequence MKKPKTLCKFRPINKNTEEIFTKKKLFFGYVDDFNDPFEFRMNLSIFGKTESETLYHNFKNAFVVLCLTEEDTKYETLLWSHYADLHCGICIQFTPDYTNKKSPFYKLEQVKYEKSIPKVTSKKDTIIDGYVNNILKTKAFCWNYEKEWRSLLLNNKGDKVKKTNIHGFEIDCGRQHTFESKELTKVIFGCKINKSDERVVMNWIDELGNTNIRVEKAFVDETDYKLNFLQII